The sequence aaaaaattttctgcaTCTTCACACGATCCATTACCATTCTTTGATGATGCTTTTTTAAACTTAATGTAAGGttcatacatattatatagttcTTTAAGTTCGTCATAGGTTCTTTTGTCAATGGAGTTTCTGTACGGTTTACAAAAAtctaatttttcaattttttcatagaacttatttaataatttgttatGGGAAAATTCTGGCATCGACTGTAGTGTATCATAAATCCAATAATTGATGTATTTACAAAGTGCAATTTGAGATGATTTTGccttatttattatttcttgATGATGttcagcaatttttttgcatgtatCAGTAAACGAATTGTTTGGATCAGAGTATGCTATTAATTCTACATCTTTAAaacttttacattttccatTATCTGAACCCCTTGAATTTATCTCTTTTCCAGAAATTATAGTATTAAACTCAGGAAACTTGTTTACGTAAGTAAActgaaaaagagaaaatatattttattataaaaatacgtaaaataatatttaataaacaaatacTATACATATTAAAGGCTAGtacttattaatataaaaattgcatataTACAATTGATTCCTCCATTGGTAGATTTAATATATGTTCGTAATGTTAAATAAATCCATGAAATTAcctataataaatatattaacttaTATAggaaaatgttatatataaatatatatgaatagaTTTTTAAACAtctaaatgaaataaataaatatttagtaCTTATGTTGTTATTTGTTTACTATTTCGATTAAAATCTTGTAATTCTAATTAAATATACTAAGAAATTATGTGTTATAATGATGAGAATTAACAATTATGAGGGGGgaatataaattttgaagtaaaaaataatagtgGTTACTGAAATTTCGTTTTCATTCATTTGAATTTGTAGGAAAatcatacaaatatatttttatattaataaacattatatttcttttatcagctataaataattattaataagagtttatttattttatatattttgtttttttacggtgttatatattgttatatttatgtattgaTGTTATATCGCATAATGATATATGTTCCgttactttttaaataaggcagtttattattttggaaagtgcttattttatattaagaGTTATTGTAGCGGATCATTGAATTATTaggttgaaaaaaataatgtaaaaaataaatagataatatgaagaaattaaattgtttttatagtaataatttattaaataaaatacattatatgtatatatatattaaataatgcattattaaaatttatatataaaaataattttattatcgtactcaaattaatgaaaaagtaACTACGCATAATGCTTTCCTTCTTAAgttaatgttaaaattagcgtttaatttattttccttcgcagtaattttttctataaatatatatattttttttcattattattataaatgaatacataaaGATAAAAGTAACATATAAAATGATTTTGTttaacaataaaattaatacactcaaatatttttataatttcataaaaaatataattataattgtaattaaatatgtatattttacatCATATTATAGAAgtcaaaatggtaaaaataatttgaaatgtttgtttaatttttttagataATACTATAATTACAAGTAGaaatattgttatatttttaaaatttttatattgtttgGTTATACcatattttgtaatatatttaataattgctttttataatctttcagctttataaaaatgatattaatacacaatttttatagGGAACACAACCAATATATAATGCTTAAAAGATTGCATATATTAAGGAAATAGAGCAATTATATTGCCTTATTTTAAGCTTAAGAGTTACTTagcattataataaataaacgcAAACAAACGTATTAAATATTacagaaaagaaatatattatactaatcatgatatattataatatatattttcgaAAATAGCCGTTAATAACGCAGAGTTcgtttttacaattttatctttcgtaaataaataatttaaattatgaggggtaaatataaatttacattaCATTTACTTATCAATAACAATAATTAATTgtgctatatttttatgtaatacgAATGAACAATATGCTTAAgccatatatttaaaataatagagTATTAGATATTGTTGCACATTATATctctatatatttcattttaattattacacATATTATAAATCATAAATAGAAATGAATAACCGCTAATAAGTTCGTATTTTActtaatgatattttttattagcttaaaaaatttaatatatatatactacaaaaaaattacaaaaacaaaaaaaaaatgtatataatatttaaaaaatatttaaataagtaaattatacattataagaaaaaaaaaatttccttattagaatatcataaatatatgtata is a genomic window of Plasmodium vivax scf_7144 genomic scaffold, whole genome shotgun sequence containing:
- a CDS encoding hypothetical protein (encoded by transcript PVX_105705A); translated protein: MEESIFTYVNKFPEFNTIISGKEINSRGSDNGKCKSFKDVELIAYSDPNNSFTDTCKKIAEHHQEIINKAKSSQIALCKYINYWIYDTLQSMPEFSHNKLLNKFYEKIEKLDFCKPYRNSIDKRTYDELKELYNMYEPYIKFKKASSKNGNGSCEDAENFFELYEQYAGKCKPKHNTHFCWELIKIGVYYE